From Vibrio aerogenes, a single genomic window includes:
- the fmt gene encoding methionyl-tRNA formyltransferase — translation MTQSLRIVFAGTPDFAARHLAALLSSEHEIIGVYTQPDRPAGRGKKLTASPVKEMAVAHQIPVYQPENFKSDDDKQVLKDLKADIMVVVAYGLLLPRAVLDTPQYGCINVHGSILPRWRGAAPIQRSIWAGDQETGVTIMQMDTGLDTGDMLDIVTTPIDPADTSASMYEKLAESGPKALLATLDKIASQQTKPVKQDDALACYAKKLSKDEAKIDWSQDAAHIERCIRAFNPWPMSFFRIADQNIKVWEAQVSPAEEDVPTGTVIRSDKTGIYIATGQGTLVLKQLQIPGKKAMAIQDILNARADWFEVGTQLS, via the coding sequence TTGACTCAATCTCTTCGTATAGTCTTTGCAGGTACTCCGGATTTTGCCGCCCGTCATCTGGCGGCATTATTGTCTTCGGAGCATGAAATTATTGGTGTATACACACAACCAGATCGCCCCGCAGGTCGCGGCAAGAAATTAACAGCCAGCCCGGTAAAAGAGATGGCTGTTGCTCATCAAATACCGGTATATCAGCCTGAAAACTTTAAGTCAGATGATGACAAACAAGTACTGAAAGATTTAAAGGCAGATATCATGGTGGTGGTTGCTTACGGGCTTTTATTACCAAGAGCTGTTTTAGATACTCCACAATATGGATGTATTAATGTGCATGGCTCTATTCTCCCCCGGTGGCGCGGAGCAGCGCCAATTCAACGTTCCATCTGGGCCGGAGATCAGGAAACAGGTGTCACCATTATGCAAATGGACACTGGCCTGGACACCGGAGATATGCTGGACATCGTCACAACCCCCATTGATCCTGCTGATACAAGTGCTTCTATGTATGAAAAACTTGCTGAATCGGGCCCAAAGGCTTTGCTGGCAACATTAGATAAAATCGCATCACAGCAGACAAAGCCCGTCAAACAAGATGACGCACTTGCCTGCTACGCAAAAAAACTAAGTAAAGATGAAGCAAAAATAGACTGGTCGCAGGATGCTGCTCATATAGAAAGATGTATCCGGGCTTTTAATCCGTGGCCAATGAGCTTTTTCCGTATTGCAGATCAAAACATAAAAGTTTGGGAAGCTCAGGTTTCTCCGGCAGAGGAAGACGTCCCCACAGGCACAGTGATCAGGTCCGATAAAACCGGCATTTATATTGCGACCGGTCAGGGAACCCTTGTTCTGAAACAACTCCAGATTCCGGGTAAAAAAGCAATGGCCATACAGGATATTCTGAACGCCAGAGCGGACTGGTTCGAGGTCGGCACTCAGCTATCTTAG
- the trkA gene encoding Trk system potassium transporter TrkA, with the protein MKIIILGAGQVGGTLAENLVGENNDITIVDKSSERLRELQDKYDLRVVTGHASHPDVLQEAGAQDADMLVAVTNTDETNMLACQVAFTIFNTPNRIARIRSPEYLAEKETLFHSGAVPVDYLIAPEELVTGYIERLVQYPGALQVVNFAKDKVSLVAVKAYYGGPLVGNALSALREHMPHIEARVAAIFRQGHPIRPQGTTIIEADDEVFFVAASNHIRSVMSELQRLEKPYRRVMIVGGGNIGSSLAKRLEHSYSVKLIERNHQRAELLSEELENTIVFCGDAADQELLTEENIDQVDVFIALTNEDETNIMSAMLAKRLGAKKAMVLIQRSAYADLVQGSVIDVAISPQQATISALLTHVRRADIVNVSSLRRGAAEAIEAIAHGDEVTSKVVGRSVGDIKLPPGTTIGAIVRGEEVLIAHDRTIIEQDDHVVMFLVNKRYVADVEALFQPSPLFL; encoded by the coding sequence ATGAAAATCATCATTCTTGGTGCCGGCCAGGTCGGTGGAACTTTGGCTGAGAACTTAGTTGGTGAGAACAACGACATCACAATCGTAGATAAAAGTAGCGAACGGTTAAGAGAGCTACAGGATAAATATGATCTACGCGTTGTTACAGGTCATGCCAGTCATCCTGATGTACTTCAGGAAGCCGGTGCACAAGATGCAGACATGCTTGTTGCCGTCACTAATACCGATGAAACAAACATGCTTGCCTGTCAGGTTGCCTTCACTATATTCAATACGCCCAACCGCATTGCCCGGATTCGCTCCCCGGAATATCTGGCAGAGAAAGAAACCTTATTTCATTCCGGAGCCGTCCCTGTCGATTATCTGATTGCACCCGAAGAACTGGTCACAGGTTATATAGAAAGACTTGTTCAGTATCCTGGCGCTCTGCAAGTGGTCAACTTTGCAAAAGACAAGGTCAGTCTCGTTGCGGTAAAAGCATATTATGGCGGACCGCTTGTTGGTAATGCACTTTCAGCCCTGCGTGAGCACATGCCCCATATAGAAGCACGAGTTGCCGCAATTTTCCGTCAGGGACATCCCATACGACCTCAGGGTACGACAATTATTGAGGCCGATGATGAAGTTTTTTTTGTCGCAGCCAGCAATCACATTCGTTCAGTGATGAGCGAACTCCAGCGATTAGAAAAACCATACCGCCGGGTCATGATCGTTGGGGGGGGAAACATCGGTTCCAGCCTCGCAAAACGTCTTGAGCATAGTTATAGTGTTAAGCTTATCGAGCGAAATCATCAAAGAGCTGAGCTGCTGTCTGAGGAACTGGAAAATACGATTGTTTTTTGCGGTGATGCAGCGGATCAGGAGCTGCTGACAGAAGAAAATATCGATCAGGTTGATGTCTTTATTGCTTTAACGAATGAAGATGAGACGAATATTATGTCGGCCATGTTAGCAAAGCGTCTCGGTGCTAAAAAAGCCATGGTTCTGATTCAGAGAAGCGCTTACGCCGATTTGGTCCAGGGAAGCGTCATTGACGTGGCTATTTCACCTCAGCAAGCCACAATATCAGCATTACTCACACATGTCCGCCGTGCAGACATTGTCAATGTGTCTTCTCTTCGCCGCGGCGCTGCTGAGGCGATTGAAGCGATTGCACACGGAGATGAAGTCACATCGAAAGTCGTAGGACGATCTGTTGGCGATATAAAACTTCCTCCAGGTACAACTATCGGAGCAATAGTCCGGGGTGAAGAAGTTTTAATTGCTCATGACCGGACTATTATTGAGCAAGATGATCATGTTGTTATGTTCCTTGTTAATAAAAGATATGTAGCGGATGTTGAGGCTCTGTTTCAGCCCAGCCCCTTATTCCTGTAG
- the rsmB gene encoding 16S rRNA (cytosine(967)-C(5))-methyltransferase RsmB, with protein MNVRSAAASVIYQVVDKGVSLSTVLPEFQQRIKTRDHALLQEICFGVLRHLPQLEGIVRQLMDKPLKGKQRVFHHLLLVGIYQIKMMRIPDHAAVGETVNATLDLKGPKLRGLINAVLRNYQRRQEELESRLSESESVQYCHPGWFIRVIKESYPEHWQDIFAANNNKAPMWLRVNRSVHSRDEYIQLLKDSNIDVHLHSEAEDAIKLAAPCDVSSLPGFSQGWVSVQDAAAQLSVRYLNPKAKELILDCCAAPGGKTAHILEHVPDARVVSVDNDESRLKRVYENLNRLNIQAEVICGDARYPQKWWQGETFDRILLDAPCSATGVIRRHPDIKWLRRLEDIDALATIQSDILDAMWAQLKPGGTMVYATCSIMPQENSEQIKAFISRTTDVQLVDSEAENPGRQILPGEEDMDGFYYAVLRKHGKK; from the coding sequence ATGAATGTTCGTTCAGCAGCTGCTTCCGTAATTTATCAGGTCGTCGATAAAGGTGTTTCTTTGTCGACTGTGTTACCAGAGTTTCAACAGAGAATAAAGACACGGGATCATGCATTATTGCAGGAAATATGCTTTGGTGTTCTGCGCCATTTGCCACAATTGGAAGGTATTGTCAGGCAGTTAATGGACAAACCACTGAAAGGTAAACAACGGGTTTTCCATCATCTGTTATTAGTCGGAATTTATCAGATAAAAATGATGCGGATTCCTGATCATGCCGCTGTGGGAGAAACTGTCAATGCTACGCTTGATTTAAAAGGGCCAAAGCTGCGCGGACTGATAAATGCTGTCCTGAGAAATTACCAACGCCGGCAAGAAGAACTCGAGAGCAGGCTATCTGAAAGTGAATCCGTACAGTATTGTCATCCGGGATGGTTCATTCGGGTCATCAAAGAAAGCTATCCGGAACACTGGCAGGATATTTTTGCAGCCAATAACAACAAAGCACCGATGTGGTTAAGAGTTAACCGTTCTGTCCACTCCAGAGATGAATATATCCAACTGTTGAAAGACTCAAATATTGATGTACATCTACATTCCGAAGCGGAAGACGCCATAAAATTGGCCGCTCCTTGTGATGTCTCATCTTTGCCGGGCTTTTCACAAGGTTGGGTTTCTGTACAGGATGCAGCAGCACAGTTATCTGTTCGCTATCTTAATCCCAAAGCAAAAGAATTGATTCTTGATTGTTGTGCGGCTCCCGGAGGCAAAACAGCTCATATTCTGGAGCATGTGCCAGATGCCCGTGTTGTCTCTGTAGATAATGATGAATCACGCTTAAAACGCGTCTATGAAAACCTGAACAGATTAAATATTCAGGCGGAAGTCATTTGCGGTGATGCACGTTATCCACAAAAGTGGTGGCAAGGTGAAACCTTTGATCGGATTTTACTGGATGCACCATGTTCAGCAACCGGTGTCATTCGCAGGCATCCGGATATAAAGTGGCTGCGGCGCCTTGAAGATATTGATGCACTGGCAACAATCCAGAGTGACATTCTGGATGCAATGTGGGCTCAGTTGAAGCCAGGTGGTACCATGGTCTATGCAACCTGCTCAATTATGCCTCAGGAAAACAGCGAGCAGATAAAAGCATTTATATCTCGAACAACAGATGTACAACTGGTAGATTCAGAGGCAGAGAATCCTGGGCGACAAATTTTACCTGGTGAAGAAGATATGGACGGTTTTTACTACGCTGTGTTAAGAAAGCATGGTAAAAAGTAA
- a CDS encoding acyltransferase, whose amino-acid sequence MLAYPLLLINLFLVLLNTAFCSVMICLTAVVKLVLPSKELKLYATKLANLMMWLWATLNLKILSLSNHVEWDIQGGETLHKDGWYLMISNHISWADIVVLCSVFKDKIPMPKFFLKYQLLYIPFIGMSCWALDMPFMRRYSRGYLIRHPEKRGQDLETTRRSCTKFKHIPTTVVNYVEGTRFTPDKKTNQPEYEFLLSPKSGGIAYTLAAMGALFENIIDVTLAYPDNLETPFKDMLMGKMKRIIVHIDILPVDEQVRGDYFNDKPYKRQFQKWLSNVWAQKDQRLKKIYRRVDE is encoded by the coding sequence ATGCTGGCTTATCCACTTTTATTAATCAATCTCTTTTTAGTTCTGCTGAATACTGCTTTTTGCTCAGTTATGATTTGTTTGACCGCGGTGGTTAAACTGGTACTACCGTCAAAAGAATTGAAGCTTTATGCAACAAAACTGGCAAACCTGATGATGTGGCTATGGGCTACTTTAAATTTAAAAATACTTTCTTTGTCAAATCATGTTGAATGGGATATTCAGGGCGGAGAAACATTACATAAGGATGGTTGGTATTTGATGATTAGTAATCATATCAGCTGGGCTGATATTGTCGTCTTATGTAGTGTGTTTAAAGACAAAATACCCATGCCAAAGTTTTTTCTTAAATATCAGCTTCTCTATATTCCTTTCATCGGAATGAGCTGCTGGGCTTTGGATATGCCGTTTATGCGTCGTTATTCCAGAGGGTATCTGATTCGCCATCCGGAAAAAAGAGGGCAGGATCTGGAAACAACCCGCAGATCATGTACGAAATTTAAACATATCCCTACAACAGTTGTTAACTATGTTGAAGGAACGCGTTTTACTCCTGATAAAAAAACAAATCAACCTGAGTATGAGTTTTTGTTGTCGCCGAAATCTGGTGGAATTGCCTATACACTGGCTGCTATGGGAGCGCTCTTCGAAAATATTATTGATGTAACTTTGGCTTATCCTGATAATCTTGAAACGCCTTTTAAAGATATGCTTATGGGGAAGATGAAACGAATTATTGTTCATATAGATATTCTGCCAGTAGATGAACAGGTGCGTGGGGATTACTTTAATGATAAGCCATATAAGCGTCAGTTTCAGAAATGGCTGTCAAATGTCTGGGCACAAAAAGATCAGCGGCTGAAAAAAATTTATCGGAGAGTTGATGAATAG
- a CDS encoding serine/threonine protein kinase, whose product MSNATFHFNALTPDLIWYALENIGIRAESGFLPLNSYENRVYQFTDEKNSRYVVKFYRPNRWTSEQILEEHQFTQELADAEIPAVSPVSIDGRTLHQYKGYWFTLFPSIGGRQFEVDNAEQLEWVGRFLGRIHQVAKTKQFKYRPEISLDEYLYQPVKYLENTQFIPLHIQKAFFSDLHLLINSIEKYWPENISSIRLHGDCHPGNILWREGPVFVDLDDARNGPAVQDIWMLLNGERHERLVQLDIILEGYQEFCDFNQSEMKLIEPLRGLRMVHYMAWLAKRWEDPAFPLAFPWFNDPKYWESQVLAFKEQIAALEEPPLSLIP is encoded by the coding sequence ATGTCAAACGCCACTTTCCATTTTAATGCTCTTACCCCTGATTTAATTTGGTACGCTTTAGAAAATATTGGTATTCGGGCAGAATCAGGCTTTCTTCCTTTGAATAGCTACGAAAACCGGGTTTACCAATTCACAGACGAAAAAAATAGTCGCTATGTCGTAAAATTTTATCGTCCAAATCGCTGGACGAGCGAACAAATACTGGAAGAACACCAATTTACTCAGGAGTTGGCTGATGCAGAAATTCCTGCTGTTTCTCCTGTCAGTATCGATGGACGAACCCTACATCAGTACAAGGGATATTGGTTCACCTTATTTCCGAGTATTGGTGGACGACAATTTGAGGTAGATAATGCAGAACAACTTGAGTGGGTTGGCCGTTTTTTAGGAAGGATACATCAGGTTGCAAAAACCAAACAATTTAAATACCGTCCTGAGATATCTCTGGATGAGTATCTTTATCAACCAGTAAAATATCTTGAAAACACTCAGTTTATTCCGCTACACATTCAGAAAGCCTTTTTTTCTGATCTACATTTGCTGATTAACTCAATTGAAAAATACTGGCCAGAAAACATCTCGTCGATTCGTCTTCACGGGGATTGTCACCCAGGAAATATATTATGGAGAGAAGGCCCGGTATTTGTGGATCTGGATGATGCCCGTAATGGTCCTGCGGTTCAGGATATCTGGATGCTTTTGAACGGAGAAAGACACGAAAGACTCGTTCAACTGGATATTATTCTTGAAGGCTATCAAGAGTTTTGTGATTTTAACCAATCAGAGATGAAACTAATTGAGCCTCTGCGTGGTCTACGAATGGTACACTACATGGCATGGCTGGCAAAAAGATGGGAGGATCCTGCATTTCCTCTGGCATTCCCATGGTTTAACGATCCGAAGTATTGGGAATCACAGGTGCTTGCATTTAAAGAGCAAATTGCAGCATTAGAAGAGCCACCACTATCTCTGATACCATGA
- a CDS encoding YihD family protein — protein sequence MKCHRIEELLELLEPEWQKDSELNLMQFILKLAEEAGYHEAIESLTDDVLIYHLKMRNSSKDEMIPGLKKDQEDDFKTAILKARGIIR from the coding sequence ATGAAATGTCACCGCATTGAGGAACTGCTCGAACTACTCGAACCAGAATGGCAAAAAGATTCTGAACTGAATCTGATGCAATTTATACTCAAGCTGGCTGAAGAAGCTGGTTACCATGAAGCGATAGAATCCCTCACAGATGATGTACTCATCTACCACCTGAAAATGCGCAACAGTAGTAAAGATGAAATGATTCCCGGTCTGAAAAAAGATCAGGAAGATGATTTCAAAACTGCAATACTCAAAGCAAGAGGTATTATTCGCTAA
- a CDS encoding TrkH family potassium uptake protein codes for MLNYKSILFVLGLVLSKLALFMYVPTLVAFFSGTGGFLDFGQAVIITHIVAFICLTLGRTANFKLNVRDMFLITTLVWSVASAFAALPFVFINHISFTDAYFETMSGITTTGSTVLSGLDNMAPSILLWRSILQWLGGVGFIVMAVAVLPMLNVGGMKLFQTESSDWSDKSSPRAKTVAKNIVAVYLVLTLLCCLGYVLTGMTLFEAINHSFTTLSTGGYSTSDGSMNHFSKGAHWVATVFMFLGGLPFLLFVIAVKKKRAVELYKDAQVRGFFYLFIVTSTVVALWLNLHNGYPVLDAFRVAMFNIVSVLTTTGYGLDDFTAWGALPSTLFIFLMVVGACSGSTAGGIKIFRFQIAITLLHKQMMKLIHPSGVFVQRYNARPVNDDIIRSVVAFAITFFMTIILIAGILSGMGLDPTTSISGAITAVSNVGPGMGTIIGPTGNFSSLPDLAKWLLSFGMLMGRLEILTILVLFFPAFWKS; via the coding sequence ATGTTGAACTATAAATCCATTCTGTTTGTATTGGGGTTGGTTCTCTCTAAACTAGCTTTATTTATGTATGTCCCGACTTTGGTTGCCTTTTTTAGCGGGACGGGCGGTTTTCTGGATTTTGGCCAGGCAGTCATTATCACTCATATCGTTGCTTTCATTTGTCTGACTCTCGGCAGAACTGCAAATTTTAAATTAAACGTAAGGGATATGTTTCTGATCACGACACTGGTTTGGAGTGTCGCCAGTGCTTTTGCTGCATTACCTTTTGTTTTCATAAACCATATCAGTTTCACTGATGCTTATTTTGAAACCATGTCAGGTATTACAACGACCGGCTCAACGGTATTAAGTGGTCTGGATAATATGGCACCAAGCATTTTACTGTGGCGATCAATCCTGCAATGGCTTGGAGGGGTTGGATTTATTGTGATGGCAGTTGCGGTACTGCCAATGCTGAACGTCGGGGGAATGAAGCTATTCCAGACAGAATCATCAGACTGGTCGGATAAAAGCAGTCCCCGGGCCAAAACTGTCGCAAAAAATATTGTAGCCGTTTATCTGGTCCTCACTTTACTCTGCTGCCTCGGGTACGTATTAACAGGGATGACGCTTTTTGAAGCGATCAATCATTCTTTTACAACTTTATCAACCGGTGGTTATTCTACATCTGATGGGTCAATGAATCATTTCTCTAAAGGGGCCCACTGGGTTGCTACAGTGTTTATGTTCCTGGGTGGATTACCTTTTTTACTATTTGTCATCGCCGTAAAGAAAAAAAGAGCCGTTGAATTGTATAAAGATGCTCAGGTAAGAGGTTTTTTCTATTTATTTATTGTAACCAGTACTGTCGTCGCTCTTTGGTTGAATTTACATAATGGGTACCCGGTTCTGGATGCGTTTCGGGTTGCCATGTTCAATATTGTATCCGTACTTACAACAACAGGTTATGGCCTGGATGACTTTACGGCCTGGGGAGCCCTGCCCAGTACACTATTCATTTTCCTGATGGTTGTTGGCGCCTGTTCTGGATCAACCGCTGGCGGCATCAAAATTTTTCGGTTTCAAATTGCTATTACATTACTGCACAAACAGATGATGAAATTGATTCATCCTTCAGGAGTATTTGTTCAGAGATACAATGCACGTCCTGTTAACGATGACATTATCCGTTCAGTTGTGGCATTTGCGATTACTTTCTTTATGACGATTATCCTGATTGCAGGAATATTAAGTGGGATGGGTCTTGATCCAACCACAAGCATTTCAGGCGCGATCACCGCAGTTTCAAATGTCGGTCCGGGCATGGGAACCATTATTGGTCCAACCGGGAATTTTTCATCACTGCCGGATTTAGCCAAATGGCTCCTCAGTTTTGGCATGTTAATGGGAAGGCTGGAAATCTTAACTATTTTGGTTTTATTTTTTCCGGCATTCTGGAAAAGCTAG
- a CDS encoding YifB family Mg chelatase-like AAA ATPase, which yields MGLAVIYSRASVGVEAPLVTVEVHISNGMPGFTLVGLPETTVKESRDRVRSAIIHSRFEFPPKRITVNLAPADLPKEGGRFDLPIALGILAASEQIISEDIEHYEFLGELALSGVLRSVKGVLPAALAAGKDERCLIIPDENGDQAALVGKHRHLSARSLLEVCQALCGETALSLNQSPHRLSEESSHRDLQDIIGQQQGKRALEIAAAGHHNLLFLGPPGTGKTMLASRLCDLIPDMTNEEALETAAVASLTQQEIHQYNWKKRPFRAPHHSSSMAALVGGGSVPRPGEISLAHNGLLFLDEMPEFERKVLDSLREPLESGEIIISRAQGKTRFPARFQLVGALNPSLSGCYEPESVHVNPQHILRYLSRISGPLLDRFDLSVEIPALPKGMLSNGGGRGESTLTVRSRVIQARKIMMARSNKANALLSNQEIEKFCVLEHEDAEFLENALHHLGLSVRAYHRIIKVARTIADLAGDEKISRQHLAEALGYRAMDRLLKQLTAMSV from the coding sequence ATGGGATTAGCTGTGATTTATAGTCGTGCAAGTGTTGGTGTTGAAGCTCCTTTAGTGACTGTGGAGGTTCATATCAGTAATGGCATGCCTGGATTTACACTGGTAGGTTTACCTGAAACGACTGTCAAAGAATCCAGAGATCGTGTTCGTAGTGCCATTATTCATTCTCGTTTTGAATTTCCGCCAAAACGTATCACGGTCAACCTGGCTCCGGCAGATCTACCAAAAGAAGGCGGCAGATTTGATTTACCTATTGCTTTGGGAATTCTTGCTGCATCAGAGCAAATTATCTCTGAAGATATAGAGCACTATGAATTTCTGGGGGAGCTGGCATTATCTGGTGTACTCCGGTCCGTGAAAGGTGTATTACCCGCAGCATTAGCTGCAGGTAAAGATGAACGTTGTCTGATCATTCCTGATGAGAATGGTGATCAGGCTGCACTGGTTGGAAAACATCGTCATTTATCTGCCCGAAGCTTGTTGGAAGTTTGTCAGGCGCTTTGTGGTGAAACGGCCCTTTCATTAAATCAGTCACCTCACCGTTTATCTGAAGAGAGTTCACACCGGGATTTACAGGATATTATTGGTCAGCAGCAGGGAAAACGAGCTTTGGAGATTGCTGCAGCTGGACACCATAATTTATTGTTTCTTGGACCTCCGGGAACCGGAAAGACGATGCTTGCATCAAGGTTGTGTGATTTGATACCTGATATGACCAATGAAGAAGCTTTGGAAACCGCTGCGGTTGCATCACTTACTCAGCAAGAAATACATCAGTATAACTGGAAGAAACGTCCATTCAGAGCACCACATCATTCAAGCTCAATGGCAGCTCTTGTCGGAGGCGGGTCTGTGCCGCGCCCCGGGGAAATTTCTCTGGCACATAATGGGCTTTTATTTCTGGATGAGATGCCCGAATTTGAACGTAAAGTGCTTGATTCATTGCGTGAACCTTTGGAATCTGGAGAGATAATTATTTCACGGGCACAGGGGAAAACCCGCTTTCCGGCAAGATTCCAGTTGGTTGGGGCATTAAATCCAAGTCTCTCGGGGTGTTATGAGCCAGAAAGTGTGCATGTTAATCCTCAGCATATACTACGTTATTTGAGTCGAATTTCCGGACCTTTGCTTGACCGCTTTGATTTATCAGTTGAAATTCCTGCTTTACCTAAAGGTATGTTGTCAAATGGCGGGGGACGGGGAGAGTCGACTTTGACTGTTCGTAGTCGTGTGATACAGGCTCGAAAGATTATGATGGCACGAAGTAATAAAGCGAATGCATTATTGTCGAATCAGGAAATAGAAAAATTTTGTGTGCTTGAACATGAAGATGCAGAGTTTCTTGAAAATGCTTTACATCATTTAGGATTATCTGTTCGTGCATATCACCGGATTATTAAAGTTGCCAGAACCATTGCCGACTTAGCCGGTGACGAAAAAATATCCCGTCAACATCTGGCTGAAGCGCTTGGATACAGAGCCATGGATCGTCTGTTAAAACAATTAACAGCAATGAGTGTTTAG
- a CDS encoding thiol:disulfide interchange protein DsbA/DsbL: protein MKKLLAIFATLIISLSVQADPYKEGVNYEVLDLPHSSNPTVTEYFSFYCPHCFEFEPVIQKLKSHLPEGTEFQKNHVSFMGGNMGASMSKAYATMMSLGVEDKMIPVMFNRIHIERNAPKNDAALKQIFVDQGVDAKKFDATFNSFAVDSMARRFDKGFAESKLTGVPSVIVNNKYLVITRGIKNNEDYFKLVDFLLKK, encoded by the coding sequence ATGAAGAAGCTGCTTGCTATATTCGCAACCCTAATCATCAGTTTGTCCGTTCAGGCAGATCCCTATAAAGAAGGGGTGAACTACGAAGTTCTTGATTTACCTCATTCATCAAACCCGACGGTGACAGAGTACTTTTCATTTTATTGCCCACACTGTTTCGAGTTTGAACCTGTCATTCAAAAATTAAAATCACATTTACCGGAAGGCACTGAGTTTCAAAAGAATCATGTTTCTTTCATGGGTGGAAATATGGGTGCATCAATGAGCAAAGCTTATGCGACAATGATGTCTCTGGGTGTTGAAGACAAAATGATACCCGTCATGTTTAATCGCATTCATATTGAAAGAAATGCTCCCAAAAATGATGCAGCCCTGAAACAGATTTTTGTCGATCAAGGTGTAGATGCAAAGAAATTTGATGCCACCTTTAATAGCTTTGCTGTTGACTCTATGGCTCGTCGCTTTGATAAAGGTTTCGCGGAAAGCAAGCTGACAGGAGTTCCATCCGTGATTGTGAACAACAAATATCTTGTAATTACACGAGGTATTAAAAACAATGAAGATTACTTCAAATTAGTTGATTTTCTTTTGAAGAAATAA